TCGCGCCCGTCGTCCCGTCGTCCCGTCGTCCTGTCGTTACGACTGTTACTATCGCAGCTCTCTCATGTTACGGATGTTCCTCTTCGGTACAGATGTATCTCTGtccctcttctctttcttcctttctctatTCTTTCCAAACGTTTTATATCTGACGAAAAAAATGTCAGGACGTCGCGGCACCTCGATGACCATCAATTGACCATCGAAGTGAGCTGTCAAAACTATACGATACGCACCGATACGTATTTGCGATCAACTGTGAATGATGCGCCTGGATGACCGCTGATAATATACAAAACAACGTGAACGCGACCGTGGTAAACTTGAGAGACTGGTAGCGCATTATTAGTTTACAACCATAGGTCGGTAAGTTAAACTGGTACAACAGCTGAGTACATGTGACGGTGGTCATATATCGGTGGGCGATTTCATTTTTCACAATTCCCATTTCAATCCGACACGTTTATTTCACTTGCGAGTTCTGTCTCTTACGCGTCTCAGctgattacaaaataaataatataacgtgAAATCAGTGATCTCTAGAAGACAAGTTgcttaagaattttattcttgtataaagaataaataatttaattaacgaagtaagcaatatttaatatttcagctatattaatatatttcaaaatattatttatataaatttgatattttcacTATCTAACGCTGTCATACAAAGTAGATGAGATTATTAGCTATTACATACATTTGCGCGTTAAAGGGAGGAGTCAATTGAATTCTGAGTCAATCTCCATATCCGTTGATTGGCATCAATTGATATCGGTAGCGCGCGCTCAGCATTGAACCGCGCGCCTGTCAATCGCGCACACTATCGTATCTGTACATCGCGATCATATCGGACAACTGCGACCGATTTAGCGATAAAAGATGATAAAAGACGTTATTCTGTGTAGCAGCTGCGGCTGCCACGCGTTCACTACGTCGGCGTATTATCGCGGATCGCAAACATCGCCGCGACAGTAGAAGACACATTTACGCCACAACTTGACAGCTGCCGAATCTGCGACTGTCCGCGACGCAGAGTCGCATTTAACGTCAGTCCAAGACTCTGGCTTGCCTTGAACGACTACGGATACTCGAGCATGAGTCGCGGCGACTTcgcgtaatttaattatatttacgaatGATATAGTGAATTAAGTTATCCAAGTAATCCTTCCGTATTGCTTGCCGTATTATAATAGTAAGTAACCTTGTCGCCCCGCCAAAGTGTCATTAATCGCCACGTGATTGATCGTGCGcttcgaaaaatttttcacgttAAAATTCCTCCTTATTAcggtatcttttttttatgtgaaaaacAACCGAgtgattgattattttttcagtaaTATCTGTGTATTATTGATGATCGAGTGATCCATGCACATATGTTAAGCGAAATCTCGGCTTGCTTTTGCGCTCGCTTAACGCACACAATCTTTGTCCACGTGAGGAACGTGAATAATGCATTTCGTCATGTTTTTTGCTatgatgcattttttaatagcgcATTTCCTTTGAGCGACATGGAGTGCGACACTTCCCTGTGATTTACGAGCAATTCCGGTTTACGGATACACTATGATCAATACGTGTAAGTAACGTTTTTTTGGATTGTTGTATCAATATTGTTAACTGTAGAGCTTTGGGAAATGCTATTACAATTGTTGTTATTTTACAgaagaagtaaaatattttgaagacGTTATTAGGGatccatgtataataaatatgtactgACGTGTACTGCAGCGTGTGGAATCCTTGTTAGTATCTTTTTGTTTGGTCGTTTATTTGTATTCGTTCTATTTTTCGTCTTTGGAACGTAATTTGATGTTACAGTTAAGGTGACACTTGGTTTTGTCATGCGGAATAGATCAGTCAGTATAATTTTTGGGTCCCTTGTCTTATGGGCTGTGGCtacatactttttatttttggatcAACAATCAGTCGGCAAAGATCAGgataaggtaaaaaaaaagaaagaaatgctACAATATATCACAATCTGttgtaagaatatttataataactatatgtatatatttttgtttttatactcTTAAGGATAAACTGGCGAATCAAATTAGCAGATTGGAAAAACAAGTGAAAcaacagataattataaatcaggAGCTTCTTGAAGGAATCAATGAGAATAAACGTCGTAAAagtaagattaattaaaaaaatttatactatatatatatatatatatatatatatatatatatatatatatacaaaaaaaatagataaaaaacaatacataATTTGTTGTTTTAGAAGAATATGAAAAATCAAATGCTGCCCAATTACCAATAGATGAGGTTGAAAGAGacaagtacaaaaaaaatgaagctGACAAATTTGAGAGTATCTTATTGCACAAActtgagaataaaattgaccagaaaaaatctaaaaatgaaCAGAAGCCAACACTTGACACCATCTTAtctgtaatatctatataaattaatctatataacaataataatcgtataaaataatttttatcagtttcaatgatttgtcaaatatatataattataattcataaaaatatgatttttgttacattttgcAAACGTTTGATTctcaaattttcatttttcaatagaCAGAGGCAAATCACGAGAGTACGACTCTAAAGCAAAAACTACCTGATGGATCTCCAATAATAGCTATTTTGGTTGTCTCTTGTAATCGTATTACGGTAGACCGGTGTTTAGaccaattaataaaattaagaccTAGTAAAGAACAATTCCCAATAGTTGTATCGCAAGACTGTGAGCATCGACAAACTGCTGATGTCATAGCAAGATACGGAAATCAGTTACTACATATAAAggtattatattgcataatttaaatatattatcatacttgtataaaaaacttttcctttcaataattacaaagtttcaccttttactttctttcttataaaatctttatgatCATTTCAGCAACCTGATCAATCAGATATTGAAATACCAcccaaagaaaagaaatttagaggatattttaaaatcgcaCGTCACTATAAATGGGCGTTAAATCAAGTATTTATAAAGCTTGGATATAGTACTGCAATTATTGTTGAAGGTATGATTAATAGCCAAGTATCTTTACAAGCATAAAATCCGactaagtattttatataaacgtgATACATCTTGAAGAGGTAATATGtagattacattaatttacttatatgtttttattagaTGATTTAGACATTGCTCCAGACTTTTATGAGTACTTCCTGGGGACTTACCCTTTATTAGTAAATGATAGCTCTCTATGGTGTGTGTCAGCGTGGAATGATAATGGTAAAGCCGCCTTGGTGGACGAAACTGCGCCACATTTACTTTACAGGACAGATTTCTTTCCTGGCTTAGGTTGGATGCTCACGCGCGATTTATGGTTGGAGCTTGCATCAAAATGGCCAAAATCGTAAGTATAAagtaatagtaattttattgcatatatgtatatatttatttacttgttatgattgattatattgtttattattggTATACTCTTGATAATACTTGACTTtctaatacaatattttttatttatgtacagCTATTGGGATGATTGGATAAGGCAGCCTGAACAGCGAAAAAATAGAGCTTGCATCCGCCCGGAAATATCGCGAACCAGAACATTTGGCAAACTTGGAGTTAGCAAGTAATTAtcttgtgtatttttatttttttatatttacgtttAAATATCAGCAGACAGATAtgttaatcttataatttgaGTATATTTTGAGCAAATTTTATGagtagtaataaatttattttatttccagtggcttattctttgaaaaacatttaaaatacatcaaGCTGAATGAACGATTTGTGCCTTTCACCAAGATGAATCTATCCTACTTGCTAAAAGTAAGTAAGAGAGTATTAGAGTTACAAGTACATGTTGAATAAGAAAAAgtgcatatataaattgttatataattttcacaggATAATTACGATATAGCTTTCGTCAACCAAGTATACCAATCAACAGTGGTTAGTTATACAGAATTGAAGAGTGGGAATATAGTTGCTCCCGGTCCAGTACGGATACCTTATTACACTCGTCAATCGTTTAAAAATACTACCAAACTGCTTGGTTTAATGGACGACTTCAGGGTaatg
This sequence is a window from Anoplolepis gracilipes chromosome 10, ASM4749672v1, whole genome shotgun sequence. Protein-coding genes within it:
- the Mgat1 gene encoding alpha-1,3-mannosyl-glycoprotein 2-beta-N-acetylglucosaminyltransferase isoform X2 — its product is MRNRSVSIIFGSLVLWAVATYFLFLDQQSVGKDQDKDKLANQISRLEKQVKQQIIINQELLEGINENKRRKKYEKSNAAQLPIDEVERDKYKKNEADKFESILLHKLENKIDQKKSKNEQKPTLDTILSTEANHESTTLKQKLPDGSPIIAILVVSCNRITVDRCLDQLIKLRPSKEQFPIVVSQDCEHRQTADVIARYGNQLLHIKQPDQSDIEIPPKEKKFRGYFKIARHYKWALNQVFIKLGYSTAIIVEDDLDIAPDFYEYFLGTYPLLVNDSSLWCVSAWNDNGKAALVDETAPHLLYRTDFFPGLGWMLTRDLWLELASKWPKSYWDDWIRQPEQRKNRACIRPEISRTRTFGKLGVSNGLFFEKHLKYIKLNERFVPFTKMNLSYLLKDNYDIAFVNQVYQSTVVSYTELKSGNIVAPGPVRIPYYTRQSFKNTTKLLGLMDDFRSGVPRSGYRGVVTFFYNGRRVHLAPSANWSGYDITWS
- the Mgat1 gene encoding alpha-1,3-mannosyl-glycoprotein 2-beta-N-acetylglucosaminyltransferase isoform X1, with the protein product MRNRSVSIIFGSLVLWAVATYFLFLDQQSVGKDQDKDKLANQISRLEKQVKQQIIINQELLEGINENKRRKKEYEKSNAAQLPIDEVERDKYKKNEADKFESILLHKLENKIDQKKSKNEQKPTLDTILSTEANHESTTLKQKLPDGSPIIAILVVSCNRITVDRCLDQLIKLRPSKEQFPIVVSQDCEHRQTADVIARYGNQLLHIKQPDQSDIEIPPKEKKFRGYFKIARHYKWALNQVFIKLGYSTAIIVEDDLDIAPDFYEYFLGTYPLLVNDSSLWCVSAWNDNGKAALVDETAPHLLYRTDFFPGLGWMLTRDLWLELASKWPKSYWDDWIRQPEQRKNRACIRPEISRTRTFGKLGVSNGLFFEKHLKYIKLNERFVPFTKMNLSYLLKDNYDIAFVNQVYQSTVVSYTELKSGNIVAPGPVRIPYYTRQSFKNTTKLLGLMDDFRSGVPRSGYRGVVTFFYNGRRVHLAPSANWSGYDITWS